The Apodemus sylvaticus chromosome 17, mApoSyl1.1, whole genome shotgun sequence genome contains a region encoding:
- the Emc2 gene encoding ER membrane protein complex subunit 2, with product MAKVTERYDVTWEEMRDKMRKWREENSRNSEQIMEVGEELINDYASKLGDDIWIIYEQVMIAALDYGRDDLALFCLQELRRQFPGSHRVKRLTGMRFEAMERYDDAIQLYDRILQEDPTNTAARKRKIAIRKAQGKNVEAIRELNEYLEQFVGDQEAWHELAELYINEHDYAKAAFCLEELMMTNPHNHLYCQQYAEVKYTQGGLENLELSRKYFAQALKLNNRNMRALFGLYMSASHIASNPKASAKMKKDNIKYASWAANQINRAYQFAGRSKKETKYSLKAVEDMLETLQITQS from the exons ATGGCGAAGGTCACCGAGCGTTATGATGTGACTTGGGAAG aaatgcgagataaaatgagaaaatggcgagaagaaaactcaagaaatagTGAACAAATTATGGAAGTTGGAGAAGAATTAATTAATGACTATGCTTCTAAGCTTGGAGATGATA TTTGGATCATATATGAGCAGGTGATGATAGCAGCCCTAGACTATGGTCGGGATGACTTGGCATTG TTTTGTCTTCAGGAGTTAAGAAGACAGTTCCCTGGTAGTCACAGAGTTAAGCGGTTAACAGGCATGCGATTTGAAGCTATGGAAAG ataTGATGATGCTATACAACTGTATGATCGAATTTTGCAAGAAGATCCAACTAACACT GCTGCCAGAAAGCGTAAGATTGCCATTCGAAAAGCCCAGGGGAAAAATGTGGAGGCCATTCGAGAGCTGAATGAGTATCTGGAACA GTTTGTTGGAGACCAAGAAGCCTGGCATGAACTTGCAGAACTTTATATCAATGAACATGA TTATGCCAAAGCAGCCTTTTGCTTAGAGGAGCTGATGATGACAAATCCACATAACCACTTATACTGTCAGCAGTATGCAGAA GTCAAATACACCCAAGGTGGACTTGAAAACCTCGAGCTTTCAAGAAAGTATTTTGCACAGGCACTGAAACTCAACAACAGAAACATGAGAGCTCTGTTTGGGCTTTATATG tctgCAAGTCATATTGCTTCTAATCCAAAAGCAAGTGCGAAAATGAAAAAAGACAACATCAAATATGCTAGTTGGGCTGCTAATCAAATAAACAGGGCTTATCAG